In one Rutidosis leptorrhynchoides isolate AG116_Rl617_1_P2 chromosome 8, CSIRO_AGI_Rlap_v1, whole genome shotgun sequence genomic region, the following are encoded:
- the LOC139864903 gene encoding glycine-rich RNA-binding protein RZ1C-like isoform X1: MLERDTGRPRGFGFLTFSDRRGMEDAIREMHGSDLLGVRAISVNKAQARTSGDDADHDYGRNYPSGGRGGYGGGGGGGGGGDRSLGQDECFKCGRSGHWARDCTSLGGGGGGRGGGQFSSRSRFGGGRGDRYAERDRYVDDRYDAGRFGDRDRYESRDDKYGSRTRYANDRYPAAPSGDRFGGDRYVAPDRYPPPLPPQSGYGRERDYDREVGPRRSSERYIGSGGPARYEGRNYRDRAGPYDRPRRGGGRPTTFDY; the protein is encoded by the exons ATGCTTGAAAGAGACACTGGCCGTCCACGTGGATTTGGGTTTCTGACATTTTCAGACCGACGAGGTATGGAAGATGCGATCAGAGAAATGCATGGCAGTGATCTTCTTGGGGTCCGAGCGATATCAGTTAACAAGGCCCAGGCTAGAACGAGCGGTGATGATGCAGATCATGATTATGGTCGAAACTATCCCTCTGGCGGTAGAGgtggttatggtggtggtggtggtggtggtggtggcggtgacaGATCTCTGGGACAAGATGAGTGCTTTAAGTGTGGCCGGTCAGGACATTGGGCTCGCGATTGTACTTCACTTGGCGGTGGTGGTGGCGGCAGAGGTGGCGGTCAGTTCTCGTCACGTTCTAGGTTTGGTGGTGGTCGAGGAGATCGTTATGCAGAACGTGACCGCTATGTGGATGACAGGTATGATGCAGGGCGGTTTGGTGATAGAGACCGCTATGAGAGCAGAGACGACAAGTATGGCAGCCGCACTCGCTACGCTAATGACAG GTATCCAGCAGCACCTAGTGGAGATCGGTTTGGAGGCGATAGGTATGTAGCTCCAGATCGGTATCCACCACCACTGCCACCGCAAAGTGGATACGGTAGGGAGAGAGATTATGATAGGGAAGTGGGCCCAAGGAGGAGCAGTGAGAGATATATAGGTAGTGGTGGGCCAGCACGTTATGAAGGAAGAAACTATAGGGACAGAGCTGGTCCGTATGACCGACCTAGAAGGGGAGGAGGTCGCCCGACTACGTTTGATTATTGA
- the LOC139864903 gene encoding glycine-rich RNA-binding protein RZ1C-like isoform X2, producing the protein MAGKDSDYRIFVGGLSCYVDERQLEDAFSRFGKIIDSQIMLERDTGRPRGFGFLTFSDRRGMEDAIREMHGSDLLGVRAISVNKAQARTSGDDADHDYGRNYPSGGRGGYGGGGGGGGGGDRSLGQDECFKCGRSGHWARDCTSLGGGGGGRGGGQFSSRSRFGGGRGDRYAERDRYVDDRYDAGRFGDRDRYESRDDKYGSRTRYANDRYPAAPSGDRFGGDRYVAPDRYPPPLPPQSGYGRERDYDREVGPRRSSERYIGSGGPARYEGRNYRDRAGPYDRPRRGGGRPTTFDY; encoded by the exons ATGGCTGGAAAAGACTCCGATTACCGTATATTTGTTGGAGGACTGTCATGTTACGTTGACGAGCGTCAGCTTGAAGACGCCTTTAGCCGTTTCGGCAAAATTATCGATTCTCAG ATAATGCTTGAAAGAGACACTGGCCGTCCACGTGGATTTGGGTTTCTGACATTTTCAGACCGACGAGGTATGGAAGATGCGATCAGAGAAATGCATGGCAGTGATCTTCTTGGGGTCCGAGCGATATCAGTTAACAAGGCCCAGGCTAGAACGAGCGGTGATGATGCAGATCATGATTATGGTCGAAACTATCCCTCTGGCGGTAGAGgtggttatggtggtggtggtggtggtggtggtggcggtgacaGATCTCTGGGACAAGATGAGTGCTTTAAGTGTGGCCGGTCAGGACATTGGGCTCGCGATTGTACTTCACTTGGCGGTGGTGGTGGCGGCAGAGGTGGCGGTCAGTTCTCGTCACGTTCTAGGTTTGGTGGTGGTCGAGGAGATCGTTATGCAGAACGTGACCGCTATGTGGATGACAGGTATGATGCAGGGCGGTTTGGTGATAGAGACCGCTATGAGAGCAGAGACGACAAGTATGGCAGCCGCACTCGCTACGCTAATGACAG GTATCCAGCAGCACCTAGTGGAGATCGGTTTGGAGGCGATAGGTATGTAGCTCCAGATCGGTATCCACCACCACTGCCACCGCAAAGTGGATACGGTAGGGAGAGAGATTATGATAGGGAAGTGGGCCCAAGGAGGAGCAGTGAGAGATATATAGGTAGTGGTGGGCCAGCACGTTATGAAGGAAGAAACTATAGGGACAGAGCTGGTCCGTATGACCGACCTAGAAGGGGAGGAGGTCGCCCGACTACGTTTGATTATTGA